Proteins from a genomic interval of Treponema primitia ZAS-1:
- a CDS encoding formate/nitrite transporter family protein encodes MEARSPAQILEYTSDVGLAKVQRGILGQLILSFMAGVFIAFASEGSNMAAFNLFANPDTYGLGKVLAGAVFGTGLMLVVVAGGELFTGNTLILVGVLDRKVKIRQMLSNWLVVYIGNLIGSVFIAYMMNRSMLFNSSNGVLGGQTIKIAAYKTALSFESAFFLGIMCNWLVCLAVWVSYAAKDVTGKLFACFFIICLFITSGFEHSVANMYYIPAGIMAKSNPLWVEASHVGAEQLANLNWLNFIIKNEIPVTLGNIVGGSGMVGLLYWISLKKKKAV; translated from the coding sequence ATGGAAGCACGATCACCAGCGCAAATTCTGGAATACACCAGCGATGTAGGTTTGGCAAAGGTCCAACGGGGCATTCTCGGCCAATTGATTTTATCTTTTATGGCGGGGGTGTTTATTGCTTTTGCCTCGGAGGGCTCCAATATGGCGGCCTTTAACCTGTTCGCAAATCCGGATACCTACGGGCTGGGCAAGGTTTTGGCGGGAGCGGTGTTCGGGACGGGGCTCATGCTGGTTGTGGTAGCCGGGGGTGAATTGTTCACCGGCAACACCCTGATCCTGGTCGGCGTGCTTGATCGCAAAGTCAAGATCCGCCAAATGCTTTCGAACTGGCTTGTAGTTTATATCGGCAACCTTATCGGCAGTGTGTTTATCGCCTATATGATGAACCGGTCCATGCTGTTCAACAGCAGTAATGGTGTGCTCGGCGGCCAGACCATCAAGATTGCGGCCTACAAAACTGCCCTTTCCTTTGAATCGGCTTTTTTCCTGGGGATTATGTGTAACTGGCTGGTTTGCCTGGCTGTGTGGGTTTCCTATGCGGCCAAGGATGTGACGGGCAAGCTCTTCGCCTGTTTTTTTATCATCTGTCTGTTTATCACCTCCGGGTTTGAACACTCGGTGGCCAATATGTACTATATTCCGGCGGGTATTATGGCTAAGTCGAACCCGCTTTGGGTAGAGGCGTCCCATGTTGGGGCAGAACAATTGGCCAACCTGAACTGGCTTAACTTTATAATTAAAAACGAGATTCCCGTAACCCTGGGAAATATCGTCGGCGGATCGGGGATGGTCGGTCTCCTATACTGGATATCCCTCAAGAAAAAGAAGGCGGTCTGA